The following DNA comes from Anopheles arabiensis isolate DONGOLA chromosome 3, AaraD3, whole genome shotgun sequence.
AAGCTTTCGATCGAGTTCGATGTTAACGGACCAGTCCCGTTGCGAAAGCGTAGGATCTCGTCGAGTGTTAGGAACTGTTCCAGATTGAGCAGGTTCTGTTCCACAGGGGATCCGTTGCGCATCGTGAAGATAGGTCCAAATGCTCCACCATGCTCGTACACTCGCCGTCCAACGGGAAGATCTTGAAGAACGCGTATTCCGTGCTGTTGCAGGTGAGCCGCGGGGCCGATTCCTGAGTTCATGAGAAGTTTCGGTGTCTCGAATGCTCCAGCGGAGAGGATCACTTCCCGTCTAGCACGCACTGTGTGATAGCGTTTGTTCTTGGTAAATCGGACTCCGGTGGCTTCCTTGGTGTCTACAATGTGAAACAGAAAGCCAAATATAGTCTTGGAAGCTTTGAATACCTCACCTTCGTCTTACCTTCTTTGAAGAGTATCTGCGTTGCCCACGATCGCGTGGATATATGCAGATTCGGTCGATGACGCACATCCTTCAGATAGGCCGTGCCAGCCGTCACCCGATGACCTTTCTTCGAGTGTGCCTGCAGAAACGAAACGCCTAGAATGTCTCCAGCATTGTAGTCCAGGTACGGATAACCAGATTGTGCCGCACTCGCCACGAACGCTTTGGCCACTTCCGATCTGAACGGACAGTCCTCCACCGACACTCGACCACTCTTCCCGCGGACTCCATTCTCATCAAAATCCTTCACATTGGCATGCTCAATCTTTTTGTAGTACGGCAACACATCCTTCCAGCTCCAACCCTCCATACCGGCACGGGCCCAATTGTCAAAGTCGCGCCTGTTGCCACGCGTGTAGATGATGTTGTTAATGATCGACGAGCCACCAACACCTCGCCCATCCGTCCAGCTGCATTTACGATCGGTTAACCCGAGGCAACCGTACTTCTGGCGCTTCGTCTCGTATCCGAAACTGTAGTCCGACGCCATCAGCATTGGGCCAAGCATGGGCGGTTCCGAAAAGGCAGGTCGTTCGCCACGACCCAGCTCCAGAATCAACACCGACACGGAAGGATCCTCAGACAGACGATTCGCCAGCACACAGCCAGCCGGTCCGGCACCAACGATCACGTAATCGTACACTTTTCTTAGCTGAGGGTTTCCATAATCGATTTCGTTCATTTCGTCTATCATTGTCGTAAGGATACTTAATACACGAGGATCCAGAGTGCCACA
Coding sequences within:
- the LOC120899702 gene encoding glucose dehydrogenase [FAD, quinone]-like, which gives rise to MNEIDYGNPQLRKVYDYVIVGAGPAGCVLANRLSEDPSVSVLILELGRGERPAFSEPPMLGPMLMASDYSFGYETKRQKYGCLGLTDRKCSWTDGRGVGGSSIINNIIYTRGNRRDFDNWARAGMEGWSWKDVLPYYKKIEHANVKDFDENGVRGKSGRVSVEDCPFRSEVAKAFVASAAQSGYPYLDYNAGDILGVSFLQAHSKKGHRVTAGTAYLKDVRHRPNLHISTRSWATQILFKEDTKEATGVRFTKNKRYHTVRARREVILSAGAFETPKLLMNSGIGPAAHLQQHGIRVLQDLPVGRRVYEHGGAFGPIFTMRNGSPVEQNLLNLEQFLTLDEILRFRNGTGPLTSNSIESLLYVKSPFASDPDPDLPDVEVMQAFGSMSFDSSFGLRTAYRLPEALIRDYYGPLVGVRNFMFLPMLMKTHTVGRVELKSRNPFHHPVFHYQYFEDERDVEALVYSIREVLRIAEAEPLQRLGIELYKRPLPGCEEFEFNSDDYWRCHVRRQTATFQHQVSTCSMGPVGDPDAVVDPRLRVRGIGRLRVADVSIIPEPPSAHTCAMSYLIGEKAADMIKEDNQ